A region from the Rosa rugosa chromosome 6, drRosRugo1.1, whole genome shotgun sequence genome encodes:
- the LOC133718343 gene encoding uncharacterized protein LOC133718343 isoform X2 yields the protein METKCRSTDSRLQDPPLKIDPFEPDEPSEICSSSTTTSAHAQQDSRLAKEIYFKVGVPLHNAAQRGDWKAARRIIKKYESILRARITKGGQTVLHISAGARHVRFVKKLLKLLDDHDLAIQDLKGNTAFTYAVAAGSRRVAEMMILKNPSLPTIRGGQGMSTLYTAAAFGRGDIAWLLYPKLIKVIDEAERTGIFFTFISHNMYELAFRILNDYPALAFARDDNHETALHLLAQKPSAFSTKTSAIWRVLVYSCTKQNGKLAKVPGLQLLKCLLNQVLRQNDSLVNEIIRMPSHVMFMATKLGNSKFVAELIDSHPDLIWETDECNRTIFHIAVMYHHASIFNLVHKLGVYKEFVLSFKDDQKNNILHLAAKLVPGHQLSNKSRHAIQMRGDLLWFEYHMQEVQKVVPPWYAERRNLQGQTPRDIFYEEHNVL from the exons ATGGAGACAAAATGTCGCTCAACGGATTCCAGATTACAAGACCCACCACTTAAAATCGATCCTTTTGAACCAGATGAACCAAGTGAGATCTGTAGTTCCAGTACAACAACTTCTGCTCATGCACAGCAAGATTCTC GTTTAGCAAAAGAAATCTATTTTAAAGTAGGTGTGCCTCTACACAATGCTGCTCAAAGAGGTGACTGGAAAGCGGCTAGACGAATCATAAAAAAATATGAGTCTATTTTGCGTGCCCGTATCACGAAAGGCGGGCAGACTGTTCTTCATATTTCTGCAGGAGCTAGACATGTACGATTTGTTAAAAAGTTGCTGAAATTGTTAGACGACCATGACTTAGCTATACAAGATCTAAAAGGGAATACAGCCTTTACTTATGCTGTGGCAGCTGGATCCCGGCGAGTGGCTGAGATGATGATACTGAAAAATCCAAGTCTGCCAACAATTCGTGGTGGTCAAGGAATGTCGACTCTTTATACTGCAGCTGCGTTTGGTCGTGGAGACATAGCGTGGCTTCTGTATCCGAAACTCATAAAAGTTATTGACGAAGCAGAACGAACTGGAATATTTTTTACTTTCATCAGCCACAACATGTATG AACTAGCCTTCAGAATTCTAAATGACTACCCGGCCCTTGCATTTGCTCGTGATGACAATCATGAGACAGCCTTACATTTGTTGGCTCAAAAGCCTTCAGCATTTTCCACCAAAACTTCAGCAATATGGAGGGTCCTCGTTTACTCAT GTACAAAGCAGAACGGAAAGTTGGCAAAAGTTCCTGGGCTTCAATTATTAAAGTGCCTTCTGAATCAAGTTTTACGGCAGAATGACAGCTTGGTTAACGAGATCATAAGAATGCCGTCTCATGTAATGTTTATGGCAACAAAGTTGGGTAATTCCAAATTTGTGGCTGAGCTTATCGACTCCCATCCGGATTTAATATGGGAAACAGATGAGTGCAATCGGACTATATTTCACATTGCAGTTATGTACCACCATGCAAGTATCTTCAATCTAGTACATAAGTTGGGTGTATACAAGGAGTTCGTACTCTCTTTCAAAGATGATCAGAAGAATAACATATTGCATTTAGCGGCAAAGCTAGTTCCAGGACATCAGTTGAGTAACAAGTCAAGACATGCCATTCAAATGCGTGGAGACTTATTGTGGTTTGAG TACCATATGCAGGAAGTGCAAAAGGTTGTTCCCCCTTGGTATGCAGAGAGGAGAAATTTACAAGGTCAAACACCTAGAGATATATTTTATGAAGAACATAATGTCTTATAG
- the LOC133718343 gene encoding uncharacterized protein LOC133718343 isoform X3 has protein sequence METKCRSTDSRLQDPPLKIDPFEPDEPSEICSSSTTTSAHAQQDSRLAKEIYFKVGVPLHNAAQRGDWKAARRIIKKYESILRARITKGGQTVLHISAGARHVRFVKKLLKLLDDHDLAIQDLKGNTAFTYAVAAGSRRVAEMMILKNPSLPTIRGGQGMSTLYTAAAFGRGDIAWLLYPKLIKVIDEAERTGIFFTFISHNMYELAFRILNDYPALAFARDDNHETALHLLAQKPSAFSTKTSAIWRVLVYSCTKQNGKLAKVPGLQLLKCLLNQVLRQNDSLVNEIIRMPSHVMFMATKLGNSKFVAELIDSHPDLIWETDECNRTIFHIAVMYHHASIFNLVHKLGVYKEFVLSFKDDQKNNILHLAAKLVPGHQLSNKSRHAIQMRGDLLWFEEVQKVVPPWYAERRNLQGQTPRDIFYEEHNVL, from the exons ATGGAGACAAAATGTCGCTCAACGGATTCCAGATTACAAGACCCACCACTTAAAATCGATCCTTTTGAACCAGATGAACCAAGTGAGATCTGTAGTTCCAGTACAACAACTTCTGCTCATGCACAGCAAGATTCTC GTTTAGCAAAAGAAATCTATTTTAAAGTAGGTGTGCCTCTACACAATGCTGCTCAAAGAGGTGACTGGAAAGCGGCTAGACGAATCATAAAAAAATATGAGTCTATTTTGCGTGCCCGTATCACGAAAGGCGGGCAGACTGTTCTTCATATTTCTGCAGGAGCTAGACATGTACGATTTGTTAAAAAGTTGCTGAAATTGTTAGACGACCATGACTTAGCTATACAAGATCTAAAAGGGAATACAGCCTTTACTTATGCTGTGGCAGCTGGATCCCGGCGAGTGGCTGAGATGATGATACTGAAAAATCCAAGTCTGCCAACAATTCGTGGTGGTCAAGGAATGTCGACTCTTTATACTGCAGCTGCGTTTGGTCGTGGAGACATAGCGTGGCTTCTGTATCCGAAACTCATAAAAGTTATTGACGAAGCAGAACGAACTGGAATATTTTTTACTTTCATCAGCCACAACATGTATG AACTAGCCTTCAGAATTCTAAATGACTACCCGGCCCTTGCATTTGCTCGTGATGACAATCATGAGACAGCCTTACATTTGTTGGCTCAAAAGCCTTCAGCATTTTCCACCAAAACTTCAGCAATATGGAGGGTCCTCGTTTACTCAT GTACAAAGCAGAACGGAAAGTTGGCAAAAGTTCCTGGGCTTCAATTATTAAAGTGCCTTCTGAATCAAGTTTTACGGCAGAATGACAGCTTGGTTAACGAGATCATAAGAATGCCGTCTCATGTAATGTTTATGGCAACAAAGTTGGGTAATTCCAAATTTGTGGCTGAGCTTATCGACTCCCATCCGGATTTAATATGGGAAACAGATGAGTGCAATCGGACTATATTTCACATTGCAGTTATGTACCACCATGCAAGTATCTTCAATCTAGTACATAAGTTGGGTGTATACAAGGAGTTCGTACTCTCTTTCAAAGATGATCAGAAGAATAACATATTGCATTTAGCGGCAAAGCTAGTTCCAGGACATCAGTTGAGTAACAAGTCAAGACATGCCATTCAAATGCGTGGAGACTTATTGTGGTTTGAG GAAGTGCAAAAGGTTGTTCCCCCTTGGTATGCAGAGAGGAGAAATTTACAAGGTCAAACACCTAGAGATATATTTTATGAAGAACATAATGTCTTATAG
- the LOC133718343 gene encoding uncharacterized protein LOC133718343 isoform X1 produces METKCRSTDSRLQDPPLKIDPFEPDEPSEICSSSTTTSAHAQQDSRLAKEIYFKVGVPLHNAAQRGDWKAARRIIKKYESILRARITKGGQTVLHISAGARHVRFVKKLLKLLDDHDLAIQDLKGNTAFTYAVAAGSRRVAEMMILKNPSLPTIRGGQGMSTLYTAAAFGRGDIAWLLYPKLIKVIDEAERTGIFFTFISHNMYELAFRILNDYPALAFARDDNHETALHLLAQKPSAFSTKTSAIWRVLVYSCTKQNGKLAKVPGLQLLKCLLNQVLRQNDSLVNEIIRMPSHVMFMATKLGNSKFVAELIDSHPDLIWETDECNRTIFHIAVMYHHASIFNLVHKLGVYKEFVLSFKDDQKNNILHLAAKLVPGHQLSNKSRHAIQMRGDLLWFEVRIYIPSILFSLLLVRGNSLLKKLDLFVKKIKKSFIQINT; encoded by the exons ATGGAGACAAAATGTCGCTCAACGGATTCCAGATTACAAGACCCACCACTTAAAATCGATCCTTTTGAACCAGATGAACCAAGTGAGATCTGTAGTTCCAGTACAACAACTTCTGCTCATGCACAGCAAGATTCTC GTTTAGCAAAAGAAATCTATTTTAAAGTAGGTGTGCCTCTACACAATGCTGCTCAAAGAGGTGACTGGAAAGCGGCTAGACGAATCATAAAAAAATATGAGTCTATTTTGCGTGCCCGTATCACGAAAGGCGGGCAGACTGTTCTTCATATTTCTGCAGGAGCTAGACATGTACGATTTGTTAAAAAGTTGCTGAAATTGTTAGACGACCATGACTTAGCTATACAAGATCTAAAAGGGAATACAGCCTTTACTTATGCTGTGGCAGCTGGATCCCGGCGAGTGGCTGAGATGATGATACTGAAAAATCCAAGTCTGCCAACAATTCGTGGTGGTCAAGGAATGTCGACTCTTTATACTGCAGCTGCGTTTGGTCGTGGAGACATAGCGTGGCTTCTGTATCCGAAACTCATAAAAGTTATTGACGAAGCAGAACGAACTGGAATATTTTTTACTTTCATCAGCCACAACATGTATG AACTAGCCTTCAGAATTCTAAATGACTACCCGGCCCTTGCATTTGCTCGTGATGACAATCATGAGACAGCCTTACATTTGTTGGCTCAAAAGCCTTCAGCATTTTCCACCAAAACTTCAGCAATATGGAGGGTCCTCGTTTACTCAT GTACAAAGCAGAACGGAAAGTTGGCAAAAGTTCCTGGGCTTCAATTATTAAAGTGCCTTCTGAATCAAGTTTTACGGCAGAATGACAGCTTGGTTAACGAGATCATAAGAATGCCGTCTCATGTAATGTTTATGGCAACAAAGTTGGGTAATTCCAAATTTGTGGCTGAGCTTATCGACTCCCATCCGGATTTAATATGGGAAACAGATGAGTGCAATCGGACTATATTTCACATTGCAGTTATGTACCACCATGCAAGTATCTTCAATCTAGTACATAAGTTGGGTGTATACAAGGAGTTCGTACTCTCTTTCAAAGATGATCAGAAGAATAACATATTGCATTTAGCGGCAAAGCTAGTTCCAGGACATCAGTTGAGTAACAAGTCAAGACATGCCATTCAAATGCGTGGAGACTTATTGTGGTTTGAGGTACGTATTTATATCCCTTCTATCTTATTCTCTCTTCTGTTGGTTCGAGGCAACTCGTTGTTGAAAAAATTGGATCTATTTGTTAAGAAAATTAAGAAATcatttatccaaataaatactTAA